The following proteins come from a genomic window of Ammospiza nelsoni isolate bAmmNel1 chromosome 6, bAmmNel1.pri, whole genome shotgun sequence:
- the CDKN1C gene encoding cyclin-dependent kinase inhibitor 1C — MSNVHLSGTAALERLSARRALVEHGRSPVCRSLFGPVDHEELGRELRERLREMGEDDQRRWDYNFQTDTPLPGPGRLRWEEVEAGAVPAFYRETLQVGRCRVPLVRAPPSPPPPPAAVKGPGARLSRENRAAPRRRGMRLLRRGPTARITDFFARRKRPAEPKAAAERPSGCPPPPAAVPAEQTPRKRLR, encoded by the exons ATGTCCAACGTGCACCTCTCCGGCACCGCCGCCCTGGAGCGCCTCTCGGCCCGGCGAGCCCTGGTCGAGCACGGCCGCAGCCCCGTCTGCAGGAGCCTCTTCGGGCCGGTGGACCACGAGGAGCTGGGCCGGGAGCTGCGGGAGCGCCTGCGGGAGATGGGGGAGGACGACCAGCGGCGCTGGGACTACAACTTCCAAACCGACACGCCGCTGCCGGGGCCCGGCCGCCTGCgctgggaggaggtggaggcCGGCGCCGTGCCCGCTTTCTACCGGGAGACTCTGCAGGTGGGACGGTGCCGCGTCCCCCTCGTCCGGGCGCCCccgtccccgccgccgccgcccgccgccgtcAAGGGCCCCGGGGCCCGCCTGAGCCGGGAGAACCGCGCAGCGCCCCGCCGCCGCGGCATGCGGCTCCTCCGGAGGGGCCCGACCGCCCGCATCACAG ATTTCTTCGCGAGGAGAAAAAGGCCGGCGGAGCCCaaggcggcggcggagcgccCCAGCGGctgcccgccgccccccgccgccgtGCCGGCTGAGCAGACTCCCCGCAAGCGGCTCCGGTGA